The Methanoculleus marisnigri JR1 genome window below encodes:
- the cfbC gene encoding Ni-sirohydrochlorin a,c-diamide reductive cyclase ATP-dependent reductase subunit, protein MKQIALYGKGGIGKSTTAANLSAALAGEGLDILQIGCDPKHDSTRMLMHGTWIPTVLDLIRERGDEKITVDDVVYRGFRGVRCVEAGGPEPGIGCAGRGIIATFQLLERLNALKGDVIVYDVLGDVVCGGFAMPMREGYAQEIYLVTSGELMSIYAANNIAKAIARLSRRVRSRCTLGGVICNAKNIEGERELVDEFARRIGSRLIAYIPRSRIVQVAELQKQTVVEYAPESDQAAVYQELARTVYGNETTSIPTPLEMDELESFALEFVQV, encoded by the coding sequence ATGAAACAGATCGCCCTCTACGGGAAGGGGGGAATCGGGAAATCCACCACTGCGGCGAACCTGTCGGCAGCACTCGCGGGAGAAGGGCTCGATATCCTGCAGATCGGCTGCGATCCGAAGCACGACAGCACCCGCATGCTGATGCACGGGACCTGGATCCCGACGGTCCTCGATCTCATCCGGGAGCGCGGAGACGAGAAGATAACCGTCGACGACGTGGTCTACCGGGGCTTTCGGGGCGTCCGCTGCGTGGAGGCCGGAGGGCCCGAGCCCGGGATCGGGTGCGCCGGCCGGGGGATCATCGCGACGTTCCAGCTCCTCGAACGCCTGAACGCCCTCAAGGGCGACGTGATCGTCTACGACGTCCTGGGTGACGTCGTCTGCGGCGGGTTTGCGATGCCGATGCGCGAGGGCTACGCCCAGGAGATCTACCTGGTCACCTCCGGCGAGTTGATGTCCATCTACGCGGCAAACAACATCGCAAAAGCCATTGCGCGGCTCTCGCGCCGGGTGCGGAGCAGGTGCACGCTCGGGGGCGTGATCTGCAACGCAAAGAACATCGAAGGCGAGCGGGAACTCGTTGACGAGTTCGCCCGCCGGATCGGCTCCCGGCTCATCGCCTACATCCCCCGCTCGAGGATCGTCCAGGTCGCGGAGCTGCAGAAACAGACGGTCGTCGAATACGCCCCCGAATCCGACCAGGCGGCGGTCTACCAGGAACTCGCGCGGACGGTCTACGGAAACGAGACGACGAGCATCCCCACACCTCTCGAGATGGATGAACTCGAATCCTTCGCCCTCGAATTCGTCCAGGTTTGA